In one Sulfitobacter sp. LCG007 genomic region, the following are encoded:
- a CDS encoding glutamate racemase translates to MAVGIFDSGLGGLTVHQAVESRLPEVPLVYMADSAHAPYGVRTADDIYDLTCASVQRLFDEGCKLVILACNTASAAALRRMQESWVPSDRRVLGVFVPLIEAMTERRWGDNSPPREVGVKHVALFATPATVASRAFQRELAFRAIGVDVEAQACGGVVDAIEEGDMILAEALVRSHVDALKRKMPAPDAAILGCTHYPLMQKTFQDALGADVRVFSQAGLVAESLADYLIRHPNMLGEGKRRFLTTGDPKRVSDRATQFLRRRISFEAA, encoded by the coding sequence ATGGCCGTAGGGATCTTTGACAGTGGACTGGGCGGGCTGACCGTCCATCAGGCGGTCGAGTCACGACTGCCGGAGGTGCCGCTTGTCTACATGGCCGATTCGGCCCATGCGCCCTATGGCGTGCGTACCGCCGATGACATCTACGACCTGACCTGCGCCTCGGTGCAGCGCCTCTTCGACGAGGGCTGCAAGCTGGTGATCCTCGCCTGCAACACCGCATCGGCGGCAGCGCTGCGGCGGATGCAGGAAAGTTGGGTACCCTCAGATCGCCGCGTGCTCGGCGTCTTCGTGCCCCTGATCGAGGCCATGACCGAGCGGCGCTGGGGTGACAATTCTCCGCCGCGCGAGGTGGGGGTCAAGCACGTGGCGCTTTTCGCAACGCCCGCGACCGTCGCGAGCCGGGCCTTCCAGCGCGAACTGGCCTTCCGCGCCATCGGGGTCGACGTCGAGGCGCAAGCCTGCGGCGGCGTGGTCGACGCGATCGAGGAAGGCGACATGATCCTCGCCGAAGCACTGGTGCGCAGCCATGTCGACGCGCTGAAGCGCAAGATGCCCGCACCGGATGCCGCCATCCTCGGCTGCACGCATTATCCGCTGATGCAGAAGACGTTCCAGGATGCCCTGGGCGCGGATGTCCGGGTATTCAGTCAGGCCGGCCTCGTGGCCGAAAGTCTCGCCGATTACCTGATCCGGCATCCGAACATGCTGGGCGAAGGCAAACGGCGCTTCCTGACGACGGGCGATCCCAAGCGCGTGAGCGACCGCGCGACGCAGTTCCTGCGACGACGGATCAGCTTCGAAGCTGCCTGA
- the argC gene encoding N-acetyl-gamma-glutamyl-phosphate reductase gives MTQSIAIIGASGYTGAELIRLIAGHSSMKIKALGANSKAGQSIAQAFPHLRHLDLPDLLTVDEIDFSGIDLCFCALPHKTSQEVIRALPKDLKIVDLSADFRLRDPEAYAKWYGNPHAALEQQAEAVYGLTEFYRDEIRGARLVAGTGCNAATGQFALRPLIEAGVVDLDEIILDMKCAVSGAGRSLKENLLHAELSEGYHPYSAGGTHRHLGEFDQEFSAIAGRPVRIQFTPHLIPANRGILSTGYVKGDARQIHETFAATYADEPFLVVLPFGELPSTRHVRGSNFCHIGVVADRIEGRAIVVAALDNLTKGSSGQALQNANLMLGLEETEGLMMAPLFP, from the coding sequence ATGACCCAATCCATCGCCATCATCGGCGCCTCCGGCTATACCGGTGCCGAGCTGATCCGGCTTATCGCCGGGCATTCCTCAATGAAGATCAAGGCCCTGGGGGCCAATTCGAAAGCGGGCCAGAGCATCGCGCAAGCCTTTCCGCATCTGCGCCATCTCGACCTGCCGGACCTCTTGACCGTGGACGAGATCGACTTTTCCGGTATCGATCTCTGCTTCTGCGCCCTGCCGCACAAGACCAGCCAGGAGGTGATCCGGGCCTTGCCCAAGGATCTGAAGATCGTCGACCTTTCCGCCGACTTCCGGCTGCGCGACCCCGAGGCCTACGCGAAGTGGTACGGCAATCCCCATGCCGCGCTCGAACAGCAGGCAGAGGCGGTCTATGGCCTGACAGAATTCTACCGCGACGAGATACGGGGCGCGCGGCTCGTTGCCGGAACCGGGTGCAATGCGGCCACGGGGCAATTCGCGCTGCGTCCGCTGATCGAGGCGGGGGTGGTGGATCTCGACGAGATCATCCTCGACATGAAATGCGCCGTCTCCGGGGCCGGGCGCAGCCTGAAGGAGAACCTCCTGCACGCCGAGCTTTCCGAGGGCTATCATCCCTATTCCGCCGGCGGGACGCATCGCCACCTCGGCGAGTTCGATCAGGAATTCAGTGCCATCGCGGGCCGGCCGGTGCGGATCCAGTTCACGCCCCACCTGATCCCGGCGAACCGGGGAATCCTGTCGACGGGCTATGTGAAGGGGGACGCCCGGCAGATCCACGAGACATTCGCGGCGACCTATGCCGACGAGCCCTTCCTCGTCGTGCTGCCCTTCGGCGAACTGCCGAGCACCCGCCACGTGCGCGGTTCGAACTTCTGCCATATCGGCGTGGTCGCGGACCGCATCGAGGGAAGGGCGATCGTGGTCGCCGCTCTCGACAACCTCACAAAGGGGTCATCGGGTCAGGCGTTGCAAAATGCCAACCTGATGCTAGGACTGGAAGAGACCGAGGGGCTGATGATGGCCCCGCTGTTCCCGTGA
- the ccmE gene encoding cytochrome c maturation protein CcmE, with the protein MKSLKKQRRIQVIAVLAVALVLATGLIGYAMRDGINFFRAPSQVIAQPPGPGEIFRIGGLVEEGSIERGQGTTVRFAVTDGGGSVPVIFTGVLPDLFAENQGMVGTGRYVNGIFEATEILAKHDENYMPKEVVDALKEQGVYKDPTAPEADPES; encoded by the coding sequence GTGAAAAGCCTCAAGAAGCAGCGCAGGATCCAGGTCATCGCCGTACTGGCGGTGGCCCTTGTGCTGGCGACGGGGCTGATCGGCTATGCCATGCGGGACGGGATCAACTTTTTCCGCGCGCCCAGTCAGGTCATCGCGCAGCCGCCGGGTCCCGGCGAGATCTTCCGCATCGGCGGACTTGTCGAGGAAGGATCGATCGAGCGCGGGCAGGGCACGACGGTGCGCTTTGCCGTCACCGACGGCGGCGGCTCGGTGCCGGTGATCTTCACCGGCGTGCTGCCCGATCTCTTCGCCGAGAACCAGGGCATGGTCGGCACGGGGCGTTACGTGAACGGCATCTTCGAAGCCACGGAAATCCTTGCCAAGCATGACGAGAACTACATGCCGAAGGAAGTCGTGGACGCGCTCAAGGAACAAGGGGTCTACAAGGACCCGACAGCGCCCGAAGCCGACCCGGAAAGCTGA
- a CDS encoding putative peptidoglycan-binding domain-containing protein, with protein sequence MISVRQIAEELVAREGGRCFDASSDTCPSARTAPVDDAAVDGILREYFEKPRISALPDVLQANVFDMYLNAGDVAIRILQRLLCDMDEKVVVDGVLGPQSIAAAHRAHAAADGYLADAYGIARRNYYFRLADRSLSRRHFAETPDGGKGGWIRRAEAFIAPRYHLDDRQFRRRVASWT encoded by the coding sequence ATGATATCTGTCCGACAGATCGCTGAGGAGCTCGTCGCGCGGGAAGGCGGCAGGTGCTTCGATGCGTCCTCCGATACCTGCCCAAGCGCCAGGACGGCGCCGGTCGATGACGCGGCCGTCGACGGGATCCTGCGGGAGTATTTCGAGAAGCCGCGCATTTCTGCGCTGCCCGACGTGTTGCAGGCGAATGTCTTCGACATGTATCTCAATGCGGGCGACGTGGCGATCCGCATCCTGCAGCGCCTGCTGTGCGACATGGACGAAAAGGTGGTCGTGGACGGCGTGCTCGGGCCACAGAGCATCGCGGCGGCGCATCGCGCACATGCGGCGGCCGACGGCTACCTCGCCGACGCCTATGGCATCGCCCGGCGCAACTACTATTTCCGCCTTGCCGACCGTTCACTGTCGCGCCGCCACTTCGCCGAAACACCGGACGGCGGCAAGGGAGGCTGGATCCGGCGCGCCGAGGCCTTCATTGCCCCGCGCTATCATCTGGATGACCGCCAATTCCGCAGGCGTGTCGCATCATGGACCTGA
- a CDS encoding heme lyase CcmF/NrfE family subunit — protein sequence MITELGHFALILAFGVALVQMTVPMLGAARRRPGWMAVAEPAAFAQFLLTGFAFGALMHAFITSDFSLSVVVANSHSAKPMLYKISGTWGNHEGSMLLWVLILTCFGALAAGFGGNLPPTLRARVLGVQAAIAAAFFAFIIFTSNPFERMPLPPFDGQDLNPLLQDPGLAFHPPFLYLGYVGLSISFSFAVAALIEGRVDAAWARWVRPWTLAAWIFLTIGIALGSWWAYYELGWGGFWFWDPVENASFMPWLLGAALLHSAIVVEKREALKSWTILLAILAFGFSLIGTFIVRSGVLTSVHAFASDPERGVFILLILAVFVGGALMLFAARASVMEARGVFGLASRESALVLNNVLLAVSCFVVFIGTIWPLVAEMFLDRKLSVGPPYFNWAFTPIMALLAMALPVGAALPWKRARIGRAIHQLRFVFLLALALGALVFAVQSGRGLLGPIGLMLGGWVVAGTLVELAQRSGRGEGRLRRLARLPRAEWGKAVAHLGFGVTMMGVAGLSAWTHEQIDVARIGEPFPVGPYSLTLDNVRDVEGPNYLATIGDVTLQRDGSLIAHLHPEKRIYPVAQMPTTEAAIDQTLLRDVYVVIGDRQEGGGWAVRTYIKPMTAWIWIGAGLMALGGALSLSDRRFRVAAGARRSPAGAVAAE from the coding sequence ATGATCACCGAACTCGGACATTTCGCCCTCATCCTCGCGTTCGGCGTCGCGCTTGTACAGATGACGGTTCCCATGCTGGGCGCGGCCCGGCGGCGCCCGGGCTGGATGGCGGTGGCCGAGCCAGCCGCCTTCGCGCAATTCCTGCTGACGGGCTTCGCTTTCGGGGCATTGATGCATGCCTTCATCACCTCGGACTTCAGTCTCTCGGTGGTGGTCGCCAACAGCCATTCGGCCAAGCCGATGCTCTACAAGATTTCCGGCACTTGGGGGAATCACGAAGGTTCGATGCTGCTCTGGGTGCTGATCCTCACCTGTTTCGGAGCACTGGCCGCCGGCTTCGGGGGCAACCTGCCGCCGACCCTGCGCGCCCGGGTACTGGGCGTTCAGGCCGCCATCGCCGCGGCCTTCTTCGCCTTCATCATCTTCACCTCCAATCCTTTCGAACGCATGCCCCTGCCGCCCTTCGACGGTCAGGACCTGAACCCGCTGCTGCAGGACCCGGGACTGGCGTTCCATCCGCCCTTCCTCTACCTCGGCTATGTCGGTCTGAGCATCTCGTTCAGCTTCGCGGTCGCCGCGCTGATCGAGGGCCGCGTGGATGCCGCCTGGGCCCGCTGGGTGCGGCCCTGGACGCTGGCGGCGTGGATCTTCCTGACCATCGGCATCGCCCTCGGCTCGTGGTGGGCGTATTACGAGCTGGGCTGGGGCGGCTTCTGGTTCTGGGACCCGGTCGAAAACGCCTCTTTCATGCCCTGGCTTCTGGGTGCCGCCCTTCTGCATTCGGCCATTGTCGTCGAAAAGCGGGAGGCGCTGAAAAGCTGGACCATCCTGCTGGCCATCCTTGCCTTCGGCTTCTCTCTGATCGGCACCTTCATCGTCCGCTCGGGCGTGCTGACCTCGGTCCACGCCTTCGCCAGCGACCCCGAACGCGGCGTCTTCATCCTGCTTATCCTGGCGGTCTTCGTCGGCGGAGCGCTGATGCTCTTTGCCGCCCGTGCATCGGTGATGGAGGCGCGCGGCGTCTTCGGGCTGGCCAGCCGGGAGTCGGCGCTGGTTCTCAACAACGTGCTGCTGGCCGTGTCCTGCTTCGTGGTCTTCATCGGCACCATCTGGCCGCTCGTCGCCGAGATGTTCCTCGACCGCAAGCTGAGTGTCGGGCCGCCCTATTTCAACTGGGCCTTCACCCCGATCATGGCGCTGCTGGCCATGGCGCTCCCCGTCGGTGCCGCGCTGCCGTGGAAGCGCGCGCGGATCGGGCGCGCGATCCATCAGCTGCGCTTCGTCTTCCTGCTGGCGCTGGCGTTGGGGGCTCTGGTCTTTGCCGTGCAGAGCGGCAGGGGCCTGCTTGGGCCCATTGGCCTCATGCTGGGCGGCTGGGTTGTTGCTGGAACGCTCGTCGAGCTGGCGCAGCGCAGCGGGCGCGGCGAGGGTCGGTTGCGGCGTCTGGCGCGTCTGCCGCGGGCGGAATGGGGCAAGGCGGTCGCCCATCTTGGCTTTGGGGTCACGATGATGGGGGTTGCGGGGCTCAGTGCCTGGACGCACGAGCAGATCGACGTGGCCCGCATCGGCGAGCCGTTCCCGGTAGGTCCCTACAGTCTGACCCTGGACAATGTCCGGGACGTCGAAGGGCCGAACTACCTCGCCACGATCGGTGACGTGACGCTTCAGCGGGACGGATCGCTGATCGCGCATCTGCATCCCGAGAAGCGCATCTATCCCGTGGCGCAGATGCCCACGACCGAAGCCGCGATCGACCAGACCCTCCTGCGCGATGTCTATGTCGTGATCGGCGATCGGCAGGAAGGCGGCGGCTGGGCGGTGCGTACCTACATCAAGCCCATGACGGCATGGATCTGGATCGGCGCCGGCCTGATGGCGTTGGGCGGAGCTCTGAGCCTCAGCGACCGGCGGTTCCGCGTTGCCGCGGGCGCACGCCGCAGTCCCGCCGGGGCGGTGGCCGCGGAATGA
- a CDS encoding cytochrome c-type biogenesis protein CcmH, whose amino-acid sequence MLYRFGLLWALCLLLAFPVQAVQPDEILDDPALEARARDISKGLRCLVCRNESIDESNASLARDLRILVRERLVAGDSDSEAVDFIVSRYGEYVLLTPTVTGANWLLWGAGPLMLVLAGGIALIYVRRRTAAPPLQEAALSGAEEARLREILKD is encoded by the coding sequence ATGCTGTACCGCTTCGGGTTGCTGTGGGCGCTGTGCCTCTTGCTCGCCTTTCCGGTCCAGGCGGTGCAGCCCGACGAGATCCTCGACGATCCGGCGCTGGAGGCACGCGCGCGCGACATATCGAAGGGTCTGCGCTGCCTCGTTTGCCGGAACGAAAGCATCGACGAAAGCAACGCAAGCCTTGCCCGGGATCTGCGCATTCTGGTGCGGGAGCGGCTGGTGGCCGGCGACAGCGACAGCGAGGCCGTCGACTTCATCGTTTCCCGCTACGGGGAATATGTCCTTCTGACACCCACGGTGACCGGGGCGAACTGGCTGCTTTGGGGCGCGGGGCCGCTGATGCTGGTTCTCGCGGGGGGCATCGCGCTGATCTATGTCCGTCGGCGGACCGCGGCCCCCCCGTTGCAGGAGGCAGCCCTCTCGGGCGCGGAAGAGGCACGGCTGCGCGAGATCCTGAAGGACTGA